The proteins below come from a single Rickettsia typhi str. Wilmington genomic window:
- a CDS encoding type IV secretion system protein → MKRNIFIKLLISLLLLSSCTGDTCIDPDDFGFIKFNVSSRYNPEEITSRHEGDQVAPWRDSAYKVNGYPLTIMVRPWNYILGDKNTSGQLSAWCPWYGQKNNTTTLAPFCIKLQPCTFWDNTRLDMCTPNPENRNDAMISNPPCIMTDGVGLYFLIAAKNTDPNISPDSQRKPQGITRHLGELTSSVGYEFYSISSTGQLLKAGGINYQYNGEDKSKYAQSPLYFKIIDKFYDDNSGQYRLVIKSGVSDTRPDPLQFLTDLIKDVLFGKNGIIKKTYQQIVDTPGYRISVSAILTLYIMFTGLSFLIGNINLTHVELIIRIFKISIISILLSSDKAWTFFHDYLFVFFIDGVQQILQIINEAAATGPGSQSLLGLLISTQTLSKLFSLLFVDWLGFIYIILYLIALYFIFFLIFKATIIYLTALITIGMMIIMGPIFICFMLFNITRSLFENWLRQLISYALQPIILFAGIAFISMIIRTEIYSTLGFGVCKHDFPNLGPINEIFGSFLEDIDPSLSNSIFYWWFPVPMKGGINNFHKAKILVPNDHIVVDDSCKNNHDKCKHCAAYECIDERYIELPFLDLVKDSTRINNFINGKFVQLDGILLIFVSIYLLSKFNDTAISTAQFIAGTSGNLTDIQKVNQQSYESVSQQINRPLNYVAKTISTPVTSRISAGTAQANMFFAEKFENMMMRRLEKQALSSSANKVVQNEVKRKYGIDSKDVNMNAIKDYEDGISRLLNNLPKGNELKVKELSQMKFTQLRDKISANKYDVQDYTTLSTEQKTELDKLLKDANLRVLASDANFTKDYQEAYKHAHQEMSGRGIGLFGKNIGVLRSWQEMEHSINVKRKLKEEKRIGIGEKIYAGYTGIKRAALTTIVGKDLRDAYEGNLTSAEWHDFEYNDPRLRTYSEKLKDDEKAREREKLRMHINKETLAVQADILSPEYLVKLEKAGRKSDVEYYQELAQRQLIYDVHSKLFEEGEPVMMGDRFMREKATDSQMRDMIDNAHKKYVELIDVDRYTRRQEYYDIIYEKAKENLEQTYKEVQDHFKRDNISIEEMPALIAQKVKDTNAGSEIDKKITEELNNFNADVKNYEYSTAVLNKIEDRKQTITDVVNVQIDKINKYRENAKMEQYVKPILNEGRKLRTLEDHFKNMK, encoded by the coding sequence ATGAAAAGAAATATTTTTATTAAATTATTAATATCACTATTGTTGCTTTCTAGTTGTACAGGCGATACTTGTATTGATCCTGATGATTTCGGTTTCATCAAATTCAATGTCTCTTCTAGATATAATCCGGAAGAAATTACTTCAAGACATGAAGGTGATCAAGTTGCACCATGGCGTGATAGTGCTTATAAAGTAAACGGTTATCCTTTAACCATTATGGTAAGACCGTGGAATTATATACTTGGCGATAAAAATACCTCAGGTCAGTTATCTGCATGGTGTCCATGGTATGGTCAAAAAAATAACACAACTACTTTGGCTCCTTTTTGCATTAAACTACAACCATGTACTTTCTGGGATAATACTAGACTTGATATGTGTACTCCTAATCCAGAAAATCGTAATGATGCAATGATTAGTAATCCTCCATGTATAATGACAGATGGTGTGGGGCTTTATTTTCTTATTGCAGCTAAAAATACTGATCCTAATATTTCACCTGATTCACAGCGTAAACCACAAGGTATAACAAGACATTTAGGAGAACTTACTTCAAGTGTAGGCTATGAATTCTATAGTATTAGTAGTACAGGACAACTCTTGAAAGCAGGTGGAATAAATTATCAATATAATGGTGAGGATAAGTCAAAATATGCTCAATCTCCTCTTTATTTTAAGATTATAGATAAATTTTATGATGATAATAGTGGACAGTATAGATTAGTAATAAAGTCTGGGGTTAGTGATACAAGACCAGATCCGCTACAATTTTTAACAGATTTAATAAAAGACGTATTATTTGGTAAAAATGGAATTATAAAGAAAACTTATCAACAAATAGTTGATACACCAGGTTATAGGATAAGTGTCTCAGCTATTTTAACTCTATATATAATGTTTACAGGTTTATCATTTTTAATAGGTAATATAAATCTTACTCATGTTGAACTTATAATTAGAATCTTTAAAATTAGTATCATTTCAATATTATTAAGTTCGGATAAAGCTTGGACATTTTTTCATGATTATTTATTCGTATTTTTTATTGATGGTGTGCAGCAAATATTGCAAATAATTAATGAAGCTGCAGCTACTGGTCCAGGTTCTCAAAGTTTGCTTGGGTTACTTATTTCTACTCAAACTTTATCTAAATTATTTTCTTTACTGTTTGTTGATTGGCTCGGTTTTATATATATCATTCTATATTTAATAGCATTATATTTTATTTTTTTTCTTATATTTAAAGCTACTATTATATATCTAACAGCGCTTATCACTATTGGTATGATGATAATTATGGGACCGATATTTATTTGTTTCATGTTGTTTAATATAACTCGTTCGTTATTTGAGAATTGGTTAAGACAATTAATATCATATGCATTACAGCCTATAATTTTATTTGCTGGTATCGCTTTTATTTCAATGATCATCAGAACTGAAATATATTCAACACTTGGTTTTGGAGTATGTAAACATGATTTTCCTAATTTAGGTCCGATCAATGAAATATTCGGTAGCTTCCTTGAGGATATAGATCCGAGTCTTAGTAATTCGATATTTTATTGGTGGTTCCCTGTGCCAATGAAAGGTGGTATAAATAATTTTCACAAAGCAAAGATATTAGTACCTAACGATCATATAGTAGTAGATGATTCTTGTAAGAATAACCATGATAAATGTAAGCATTGTGCTGCGTATGAGTGTATAGATGAACGTTATATTGAATTACCGTTTTTAGATTTAGTTAAAGATTCCACAAGGATTAATAATTTTATAAATGGTAAATTTGTTCAACTTGATGGGATATTACTAATTTTTGTTTCCATTTATTTATTAAGTAAATTTAATGATACTGCTATATCTACGGCACAATTTATTGCAGGTACTTCAGGTAATTTAACAGATATACAAAAAGTTAATCAACAATCTTATGAATCTGTATCGCAGCAAATCAACAGACCGTTAAATTATGTTGCTAAGACTATAAGTACACCTGTAACTAGTCGTATAAGTGCAGGGACAGCACAGGCTAATATGTTCTTTGCTGAGAAATTTGAAAATATGATGATGAGGAGGCTTGAAAAACAAGCGCTCAGCTCTTCAGCAAATAAAGTTGTACAAAATGAGGTTAAAAGAAAATATGGTATAGATTCTAAAGATGTAAACATGAATGCCATTAAGGATTATGAAGATGGTATTTCAAGATTATTAAATAATTTACCTAAAGGGAATGAATTAAAAGTAAAAGAATTATCGCAAATGAAATTTACTCAACTCCGAGATAAAATTTCTGCAAACAAATATGATGTACAAGATTACACTACTTTAAGTACAGAACAAAAAACAGAACTTGATAAGTTATTAAAAGATGCTAACTTACGTGTGCTTGCTAGCGATGCAAATTTTACTAAAGATTATCAAGAAGCTTATAAGCATGCTCACCAAGAAATGTCAGGGCGAGGTATTGGGCTGTTTGGTAAGAACATAGGAGTGCTTAGAAGTTGGCAAGAGATGGAGCATAGTATTAATGTCAAACGTAAATTAAAAGAAGAAAAACGTATAGGTATAGGCGAAAAAATATATGCAGGTTATACAGGAATAAAAAGAGCAGCTTTAACTACAATAGTAGGTAAAGATTTACGTGATGCTTATGAAGGTAATCTAACCAGTGCTGAATGGCATGATTTTGAATATAACGACCCAAGATTGAGAACTTATAGTGAAAAATTAAAAGATGATGAAAAAGCACGAGAACGTGAAAAGTTACGAATGCATATTAATAAAGAAACACTAGCTGTCCAAGCAGATATATTATCACCGGAATATCTAGTAAAGCTAGAAAAAGCAGGTAGAAAAAGTGATGTTGAATATTATCAAGAATTAGCTCAAAGACAGCTTATTTATGACGTGCATAGTAAGTTATTTGAGGAAGGTGAACCTGTAATGATGGGTGATAGATTTATGCGTGAAAAAGCTACTGATTCTCAGATGCGTGATATGATAGATAACGCTCATAAAAAATATGTAGAATTGATAGATGTAGATCGATACACTCGTCGTCAAGAGTATTATGATATTATCTATGAAAAAGCTAAAGAAAATTTAGAACAAACTTATAAAGAAGTTCAAGATCATTTCAAAAGAGATAATATAAGCATTGAAGAAATGCCGGCATTAATCGCACAAAAAGTTAAAGATACAAATGCAGGATCTGAAATAGACAAAAAAATTACTGAAGAGCTCAATAATTTTAATGCTGATGTTAAAAATTATGAATATAGTACCGCAGTGTTAAATAAAATAGAGGATAGAAAGCAAACTATTACGGATGTAGTAAATGTTCAGATTGATAAGATTAACAAATATAGAGAAAATGCTAAAATGGAGCAATATGTAAAACCAATATTAAATGAAGGAAGAAAACTAAGGACATTAGAAGATCATTTTAAAAATATGAAGTAG
- a CDS encoding type IV secretion system protein, which yields MKILKSLVLLVLFIVMPAKAHDTFSWMSTSFSGLKGLFGCLEVPEFTSFQESNIGINLSKAGTWQSTGHTVEKGKLLKINWSIAGVTTEPRKYLVLYRIDPRFSTPQVFIKTYNYSKLQFEALGFPRFVTNSNSSIPGAIPPDKELDALSFTKMSDSIKYYARNNVKIEVKAGDVVNISLVSKDNFFTSNTLDNILTEELDSSIFAASALYTQSNLGNFDNRIIYASAKEVCDIIDPSRDPNKPSGCSGTGATTKYKSINSNEALVGKPMMIGAVHNFMGLINSCPEHSGINTRPACYYDQGRGMIIKVGGQVIKGRDQSFVKSGRNSFIYYQATRNGIMDFTSDWQVNNMFSNSVLMSDWIRRFLNYPSFIDYINKNDWSANFLYFGRYSMIVEIGNGANSISSDVQQNINLEYLITYDGTLPDPSIRGTPVDYNFSADAPKDGYLWLRVVNPNSNIQGVVSVNYANYTGTTWFSDIVYNGAIKPITDQFRTFSKNFYIKLIKNSAVQNIAKGSLTLYVIIFGLMFVAGTLKLTAIEVITRICKIAIVAFLIREESWSFFNTYFFSVFTDGIDFFITNVVGATSSRSNIFGFIDPIFDKYTNGRIWGLLFIELLQIHNGLAFIAIITIYSLITYFRAILEVIIGYIIAFIGVTVMISLAPFFIILMLFEKTKSLFDNWISTLLSYVVQPTILLIFFLLIDQVLSEQLLKVVVRACWDTLIPIKIGLDLTNLSIPINFSFTLPFLPGIPFYVPDVPEINRSNIFNNNTNTFLVLFTTALLFYVYCLMSYGLVTFVNIVVGMLTNVTPARISGNYQARSDPVGAVMQDIGSVTTPIKNASMVPARIFKDKIIDQNYKAKKLEGGVEFTNKFFAKRNDVTKKEEGVRE from the coding sequence ATGAAAATTCTTAAGAGTTTAGTTTTATTAGTTTTGTTTATTGTAATGCCAGCTAAAGCTCATGATACTTTTTCATGGATGTCAACTAGTTTTAGTGGATTAAAAGGCTTATTCGGTTGTTTAGAAGTACCTGAATTTACAAGTTTTCAAGAAAGTAATATAGGAATTAATTTATCTAAAGCAGGGACTTGGCAATCAACAGGTCATACTGTTGAGAAAGGTAAATTGTTAAAAATAAATTGGTCTATTGCAGGTGTTACTACTGAACCTAGAAAATATCTAGTATTATATAGAATTGATCCAAGATTTAGTACACCTCAAGTTTTTATTAAAACTTATAATTATTCGAAATTACAATTTGAAGCTTTAGGATTCCCTCGTTTTGTTACGAACAGTAACAGTTCAATACCTGGAGCTATACCACCCGATAAAGAGCTTGATGCACTTTCATTTACTAAAATGTCTGATTCTATAAAATATTATGCTAGAAATAATGTAAAAATTGAAGTTAAGGCTGGTGATGTAGTAAATATTAGTTTAGTTAGTAAAGATAATTTTTTTACTTCTAATACTCTAGATAATATTTTAACAGAAGAACTTGATAGTTCAATATTTGCTGCTTCTGCACTTTATACTCAAAGTAACCTTGGAAATTTTGATAATAGAATAATTTATGCATCTGCAAAAGAGGTATGTGATATTATAGATCCTTCAAGAGATCCTAATAAACCAAGTGGATGTAGCGGTACTGGTGCAACTACAAAATATAAAAGTATAAATAGTAATGAAGCATTAGTTGGCAAACCTATGATGATTGGGGCGGTACATAATTTCATGGGATTAATTAATTCTTGCCCTGAGCACTCCGGTATAAATACTAGACCTGCTTGCTATTATGATCAAGGTAGAGGGATGATAATTAAAGTAGGGGGACAGGTTATTAAGGGACGAGATCAGAGTTTTGTAAAATCAGGCAGAAATAGCTTTATATATTATCAAGCGACTAGGAATGGTATTATGGATTTTACTAGTGATTGGCAAGTTAATAATATGTTTAGTAATTCAGTTTTAATGAGTGATTGGATTAGACGTTTTTTAAATTATCCTAGTTTTATAGATTATATCAATAAGAATGATTGGTCAGCTAATTTTTTATATTTTGGTCGTTATTCGATGATTGTTGAAATAGGTAATGGGGCTAATTCAATTAGTTCTGATGTCCAACAAAATATAAATTTAGAATATTTAATAACATATGATGGTACATTACCTGATCCATCTATTCGTGGTACACCGGTAGATTATAATTTTTCAGCTGATGCACCGAAAGATGGCTATTTATGGTTAAGGGTAGTAAATCCTAATAGTAATATACAAGGTGTGGTTAGTGTAAATTATGCTAATTACACTGGTACAACTTGGTTTTCTGATATAGTATATAATGGGGCTATTAAACCTATTACGGATCAGTTTAGAACTTTTAGTAAAAATTTTTATATTAAGTTAATTAAAAATTCTGCAGTACAGAATATAGCTAAAGGTTCATTAACTCTTTATGTGATTATATTTGGTCTCATGTTTGTTGCAGGAACATTAAAATTAACTGCTATAGAAGTAATAACACGTATATGTAAAATAGCTATAGTCGCTTTTTTAATCCGAGAAGAAAGTTGGAGTTTCTTTAATACGTACTTCTTTAGTGTATTTACTGATGGTATTGATTTCTTTATAACTAACGTAGTAGGTGCTACAAGTTCTAGATCTAATATTTTTGGTTTTATTGATCCTATATTTGATAAATATACTAACGGTAGAATTTGGGGATTACTGTTTATTGAATTATTACAAATACATAATGGTTTAGCATTTATCGCTATTATAACAATTTATTCACTTATTACTTATTTTCGAGCTATTTTAGAAGTGATAATAGGTTATATTATTGCATTCATAGGTGTAACAGTTATGATTTCATTAGCACCATTTTTTATAATATTAATGTTATTTGAAAAAACTAAAAGTTTATTTGATAATTGGATATCAACATTGTTGAGTTATGTGGTGCAACCAACAATATTATTAATTTTCTTTTTATTGATAGATCAGGTTTTATCGGAGCAACTTTTAAAAGTGGTAGTTAGAGCTTGTTGGGATACTCTTATACCGATAAAAATAGGGCTTGATTTAACAAATCTTAGTATTCCTATCAATTTCTCTTTTACATTACCGTTTTTACCAGGCATACCTTTTTATGTACCTGATGTTCCAGAAATTAATAGATCGAATATTTTTAATAACAATACTAATACTTTCTTAGTATTGTTTACTACGGCTTTATTATTTTATGTATATTGCTTGATGTCATATGGCTTAGTAACCTTTGTTAATATAGTAGTTGGTATGCTTACAAATGTTACACCAGCACGAATATCAGGAAATTATCAAGCGCGTTCTGATCCTGTAGGGGCCGTGATGCAAGATATAGGTTCGGTAACAACACCGATTAAAAATGCTTCAATGGTCCCAGCTAGAATATTTAAAGACAAGATAATTGATCAAAATTATAAAGCTAAAAAATTGGAAGGAGGTGTTGAATTTACAAATAAATTCTTTGCCAAGCGTAATGATGTAACGAAGAAAGAGGAAGGAGTGAGGGAATAA
- a CDS encoding type IV secretion system protein: protein MQSNLLKVLGVLAIVATLVCFIFAALGMIGAVRIGNGCYMRYSKDGNGGADSITNTITLNANANYFNISKMLPDGTTKLIPDPNRYGEWLNTQVLVEKNQQVNLQVVGQVSLCLAYLPKNNLQFTERTRPGKSNLDDSNQMIPIPRVQDANSPPVSLIMDAKNNEWRNIAELYANDKVLVSVSPNFANTDATVDDVFKGVKVTKDCTQGKTSYYPICGKYSIYSGKYVTACELKQNYWKGNVHREECYCVFGCIYQEENEQWICDAANSASHCCTSLVCDSLPAWINHYSNMPEAYKDDGSFTFSWSDKSGNLLIDYQDLQCSNNVQIPPNGECPDIVDNRNPKDKDYIGGVHCTSGICKDGDFQKNRKFWYTADGKGGKGPTGLIYQMNNTGSVSQALPSNLEFAKFVPETEQPPEYKDKNGKYLYKVIYNIPFNSNIEKSYLQYRLWSPTSQDSSKNTGGYVLNIKQTKCYRENGNSFKDIFDDRGRVQYIIVQSSENPNTSGKTYAPQGINVDSDGKSHFNANEAGYIWMKILNDPSNNLKDYKDSEGSYKVHFSTSLKVGSFTIKVMNPLLQLFKTKVQGAATSIFKNMVCYKSTDNTSCTNFFTYIKAILILYVMTYGAMFLLGFAKINQKELVIRIAKIGMVSGLINGNTFEFFNNYLFDAITNFSDSIIANMSGYSLFTSTNTISNPFMFLDAIMSKIFFSQTFIAQLLSLLSLGLSGIIYFIITFIAVCIVIITTLRAIAVYIMAFMATCILIGIAPLFISFLLFDFTRYLFDNWVRFTIRYMIEPVVMMAGIIVLTQLFTIYLDFVLGYSVCWKCTLPIKIPFIGTILPIALLNVPIFCINWFAPWGMDYMSGMMGVNMQNIVALVIIAYGMYGYVEFSGRMVAKLTSAAGPSATQIGDRMSHDAGQKTLSQIGMDYRTRKGITSRAKSRLKQRNRTLEHAEQNSKKYMKKIGENTNEGTLK from the coding sequence ATGCAGAGTAACTTATTAAAAGTTTTAGGAGTACTCGCTATAGTAGCAACATTAGTTTGCTTTATTTTTGCAGCACTTGGTATGATAGGAGCAGTAAGAATCGGTAACGGCTGTTACATGAGATATTCTAAAGACGGCAATGGAGGTGCGGATTCAATAACCAATACTATAACCCTTAATGCTAATGCTAATTATTTCAATATTTCTAAGATGTTGCCTGATGGCACTACTAAGCTTATACCAGATCCTAATCGTTACGGTGAATGGTTAAATACTCAGGTACTAGTAGAAAAAAATCAACAGGTAAATTTACAAGTGGTCGGTCAAGTTAGTTTATGTTTGGCTTATTTACCAAAAAATAATTTACAATTTACTGAACGTACAAGACCTGGTAAATCGAATCTAGACGATAGCAATCAGATGATTCCAATTCCACGTGTTCAAGATGCAAATAGCCCACCCGTTTCTCTAATAATGGATGCAAAAAATAATGAATGGCGTAATATTGCTGAATTATACGCTAATGATAAAGTTTTAGTTTCTGTATCTCCTAATTTTGCTAATACTGATGCAACAGTTGATGACGTTTTTAAAGGTGTGAAGGTTACAAAAGATTGTACACAAGGAAAAACTTCTTACTATCCGATTTGTGGGAAATATTCTATTTATTCCGGTAAATATGTTACTGCTTGTGAACTGAAGCAAAATTATTGGAAAGGTAATGTGCATCGTGAAGAATGTTATTGTGTTTTTGGATGTATTTATCAAGAAGAAAATGAACAGTGGATATGCGATGCTGCTAATTCTGCTTCTCATTGTTGTACTAGTTTAGTTTGTGACTCCTTACCTGCTTGGATCAATCACTATAGTAATATGCCGGAAGCTTATAAAGATGATGGCAGTTTTACATTTAGTTGGTCAGATAAGAGCGGTAATTTATTAATCGATTATCAGGATCTTCAATGTTCTAATAATGTTCAGATCCCTCCAAACGGTGAATGTCCTGATATTGTTGATAATCGTAATCCTAAAGATAAAGATTATATAGGAGGGGTACATTGTACCTCAGGAATATGTAAAGACGGAGATTTTCAAAAAAATCGGAAATTTTGGTATACAGCAGATGGTAAAGGCGGAAAAGGTCCAACCGGATTGATATATCAAATGAATAATACTGGTTCTGTAAGTCAAGCTCTACCTTCTAATCTAGAATTTGCTAAGTTTGTTCCAGAGACAGAACAACCACCTGAATATAAAGATAAAAACGGTAAATATTTATATAAAGTTATATATAATATACCTTTTAACAGTAATATTGAAAAAAGTTATTTACAATATAGGCTTTGGTCGCCTACATCACAAGATTCTAGTAAGAATACGGGAGGATATGTTTTAAATATTAAACAGACTAAGTGTTATAGAGAGAATGGTAATAGTTTTAAAGATATTTTTGATGATCGTGGACGAGTACAATACATAATAGTACAGTCTTCAGAAAATCCGAATACTAGCGGTAAAACTTATGCACCTCAAGGAATTAATGTTGATAGTGATGGTAAATCTCACTTTAACGCGAATGAGGCTGGTTACATATGGATGAAAATCTTAAATGATCCTAGTAATAATTTAAAGGACTATAAAGATAGTGAAGGGAGCTATAAAGTGCATTTCTCAACATCATTAAAAGTAGGCAGTTTTACTATTAAAGTAATGAATCCATTACTTCAGTTATTTAAAACTAAAGTTCAAGGTGCAGCTACTTCTATTTTCAAAAATATGGTATGTTATAAATCTACTGATAATACATCCTGTACTAACTTTTTTACCTATATTAAAGCAATTTTAATCCTATATGTGATGACTTACGGAGCAATGTTCTTGCTTGGTTTTGCTAAGATCAATCAAAAAGAGCTAGTAATTAGAATAGCAAAAATTGGAATGGTTAGCGGACTTATAAATGGTAATACTTTTGAATTTTTCAATAACTATCTTTTTGATGCAATTACTAATTTTTCAGACTCAATTATTGCTAATATGAGTGGATATAGTTTATTTACTTCTACTAATACTATTTCCAATCCTTTTATGTTTTTAGATGCAATAATGAGTAAAATATTTTTTAGTCAAACCTTTATTGCGCAATTACTTTCACTTCTTTCCCTTGGACTTAGCGGTATTATATATTTTATAATTACTTTTATTGCTGTTTGTATAGTCATTATTACGACACTTAGAGCTATTGCCGTTTATATTATGGCATTTATGGCGACTTGCATATTAATCGGTATAGCACCTTTATTTATTAGTTTTTTATTATTTGATTTTACTAGATATTTATTTGATAATTGGGTAAGATTTACGATCCGCTATATGATAGAACCGGTAGTTATGATGGCAGGTATTATCGTATTAACTCAACTATTTACAATTTATCTAGATTTTGTTTTAGGTTATAGCGTTTGTTGGAAATGTACTTTACCGATCAAAATTCCATTTATTGGCACTATTTTGCCTATTGCATTGCTAAATGTACCTATCTTCTGTATTAATTGGTTTGCACCTTGGGGAATGGACTATATGTCAGGTATGATGGGAGTAAATATGCAAAATATTGTAGCTTTAGTTATTATTGCTTATGGTATGTATGGTTATGTCGAATTTTCAGGTCGAATGGTAGCAAAATTAACTAGTGCTGCAGGACCTTCTGCTACTCAAATTGGTGATAGAATGTCTCATGATGCTGGACAAAAAACATTAAGTCAAATAGGAATGGATTATAGAACAAGAAAAGGTATTACCAGCAGAGCAAAATCAAGATTAAAACAACGCAATAGGACATTAGAACATGCTGAGCAAAATAGCAAAAAATACATGAAAAAAATTGGTGAGAATACAAATGAAGGAACACTAAAATAA
- a CDS encoding type IV secretion system protein encodes MKTLKALKIFIIVYISSVSLESFAGFGESCSNLPITSDGYLETYTAYGYIIRSIDMKDPRGNCNPYTSSITFCFKNVEGSTSPCTIYTLNEGDARKISDLSTDNNPNLGANTVLKNIVLTVKKFGNDLCLAMPTSRGPMPVACKSLNATPAPTNPKYENCNIGKSCYTGANYSQSLINFSGLAVQCLSETLNKIFFTGNSCSSQDQNSRITHLAAFSTFQGYLKRIIGAALILYTMFFAFNMALNKEYATTEKITLFIIKFLFVVYFSIGLEPLNFSGGQTVKENGMLKYGLPLLTGAAPDFAEMIFNAAGSRGLCQFDNSKYKDGYKFYGLWDAIDCRIGYYLGLDLLYNIDKNGILGHSVGNGPGGNNKPIPNFDPDSKKDRPHDLSKAGALRFFTVMFGFLMSGHIIILVAGIAFSVIFLSILLYFITHYLVCMITIYVMTYISPIFIPMVLFTRTKAYFDGWVKVCISCALQPAVVAGFIALLITMYDSAIFKNCEFLRYDYEKGDIRFSTFELRLPSIDADKCQESFGYKMLKYYAGEGWEEHLLILFPIKSIVRDVVSILAELLCVLVFSVIFYYFSKSIGRFAADLTNGPNMDAVTASPTKIVDLVKKGAAFLQDASSVHAQGKSPVEDKPDIGSKRKDGVQQGEDSENSSGGELADLASGSGGGKL; translated from the coding sequence ATGAAAACTCTTAAAGCTTTAAAGATATTTATTATAGTTTATATATCGTCTGTAAGCTTAGAAAGCTTTGCTGGATTTGGAGAATCATGCTCTAATTTACCGATTACTTCAGATGGGTATTTAGAAACATACACGGCATATGGGTATATAATTCGTAGTATTGATATGAAAGATCCGAGAGGTAATTGTAACCCATATACGTCTAGTATAACGTTTTGTTTTAAAAATGTAGAAGGTAGCACTAGTCCTTGTACCATATATACTTTAAATGAAGGTGATGCTAGGAAGATTAGTGATTTAAGTACTGATAATAATCCTAATCTTGGTGCAAATACTGTATTAAAGAATATCGTTTTAACAGTTAAAAAATTTGGTAATGATCTATGTTTAGCTATGCCTACATCAAGGGGACCTATGCCAGTAGCATGTAAATCTTTGAATGCTACTCCTGCTCCCACTAATCCTAAGTATGAGAATTGTAATATAGGCAAAAGCTGTTATACAGGAGCAAATTATAGTCAATCATTAATTAATTTTTCTGGTCTTGCAGTTCAGTGTTTAAGTGAAACCCTTAATAAAATATTTTTTACAGGAAATAGTTGTAGTTCTCAAGATCAAAATTCTAGAATAACTCATCTTGCCGCTTTTTCTACATTTCAAGGTTATTTAAAGAGAATTATAGGTGCGGCATTAATTCTTTATACTATGTTTTTTGCCTTTAATATGGCTCTTAATAAGGAATATGCAACTACTGAAAAAATAACTCTTTTTATAATAAAATTCTTATTTGTTGTATATTTTTCGATCGGTCTTGAACCTTTAAATTTTAGTGGTGGTCAGACAGTAAAAGAAAACGGTATGTTAAAATATGGACTGCCTCTTTTGACTGGGGCAGCACCTGATTTTGCAGAAATGATCTTTAATGCGGCAGGTTCTAGAGGGTTATGTCAGTTTGATAATTCAAAGTATAAGGACGGTTATAAATTTTATGGTTTATGGGATGCGATTGATTGCCGTATAGGTTATTATCTTGGTTTGGATTTACTTTATAATATTGATAAAAATGGAATTTTAGGGCATTCAGTCGGTAATGGTCCTGGCGGTAATAATAAACCTATACCTAATTTTGATCCTGATAGCAAAAAAGATAGACCACACGATTTAAGTAAAGCAGGAGCACTGAGATTTTTTACTGTTATGTTTGGATTTTTGATGTCTGGACACATTATTATACTTGTGGCAGGTATAGCATTTTCTGTAATATTTTTATCTATACTTTTGTATTTTATTACACATTATTTAGTTTGTATGATTACCATTTACGTTATGACATATATTTCGCCTATATTCATTCCTATGGTTTTATTTACTCGTACAAAAGCTTATTTTGACGGGTGGGTAAAAGTATGTATTTCATGTGCATTACAACCTGCAGTAGTAGCAGGTTTTATAGCTCTATTAATAACTATGTATGATTCTGCAATATTTAAAAATTGTGAATTCTTAAGATATGATTATGAAAAAGGTGATATTAGATTTAGTACTTTTGAGTTAAGGCTCCCTAGCATTGATGCAGATAAATGTCAAGAAAGCTTTGGGTATAAAATGTTAAAATATTATGCAGGTGAAGGTTGGGAAGAACATTTATTGATACTCTTTCCAATAAAATCAATTGTTCGAGATGTTGTATCTATTTTAGCAGAACTTTTGTGTGTATTAGTATTTTCGGTTATTTTTTATTACTTCTCTAAATCTATAGGACGCTTTGCTGCTGATTTAACTAATGGTCCTAATATGGATGCAGTAACGGCGAGTCCAACTAAAATTGTTGATTTAGTAAAAAAAGGAGCAGCATTCCTGCAGGATGCTTCTTCAGTACATGCACAAGGTAAGTCACCTGTGGAAGATAAGCCAGATATTGGTAGTAAGCGTAAAGATGGAGTGCAACAAGGTGAAGATTCTGAAAACAGTTCTGGAGGAGAGTTAGCTGATTTAGCAAGCGGTTCTGGTGGAGGCAAATTATAG